In Sphingobacterium thalpophilum, a genomic segment contains:
- a CDS encoding TlpA disulfide reductase family protein, protein MKTKILTAALVFSLTASFAQQPAKNKYQQYLPIIEKGTLVQKDSLANVLMSELKTYKSEEDYRTTINILRSLGKEDLQASAEVLAKKKYPKGSLTRDAFITDVFYNASTPVQKEKAYNDLIKKWPVKNFKEEPLTYDYVLANLAQSFANDGNAQKAVYYLGELKERFWRGNGYIPVGQILLSAGDTTTAAPLLKTAMDDSYYYLTLPENQKDNKARFAAMGYASSMSAYVNILVAQKKYAEALNYIENALKAAPEQADGLAMVYYKSLMGTGRKLEAYNILTKLYAKGQFAVENDLKKLYTELNGSVQGYENFNASLKIVLTQNIRNHIKEMATFKPAPNFELLNLKGEKVSLASLKGKVVVLDFWATWCQPCIRSFPGMKAAQDSYADDKDVQFLFMNTWERDKNYKENVISFITKNNYPFEVLYDDQKDPQTGEVMAAKFGVKGIPAKFIIDKEGNIRYFLTGSTPNVDYIKLEMKELIEAAKKPYKG, encoded by the coding sequence ATGAAAACAAAAATCTTAACGGCTGCGTTGGTGTTTTCGCTAACAGCATCTTTTGCACAACAACCAGCAAAAAACAAATACCAACAGTATCTCCCCATTATAGAAAAAGGTACGTTGGTACAAAAGGATTCGCTTGCTAATGTATTAATGAGCGAATTAAAGACGTATAAATCAGAAGAAGACTACCGTACTACAATCAACATTTTGCGTTCTTTAGGGAAAGAAGATCTGCAGGCATCTGCAGAAGTACTGGCTAAGAAAAAATATCCAAAAGGATCACTAACCCGTGATGCCTTTATCACAGATGTTTTTTACAATGCAAGTACGCCAGTACAAAAAGAAAAAGCTTATAACGACCTTATCAAAAAATGGCCAGTTAAAAACTTCAAGGAAGAACCACTGACTTATGATTATGTATTGGCTAATTTAGCACAAAGTTTTGCCAACGATGGAAATGCACAAAAAGCAGTATATTATCTAGGAGAATTGAAAGAACGATTCTGGCGCGGAAATGGCTATATACCTGTTGGTCAAATTTTGCTGAGCGCAGGCGACACGACTACAGCGGCTCCACTACTAAAGACCGCTATGGATGATAGCTATTACTATTTAACACTTCCCGAGAACCAAAAAGACAATAAAGCTCGCTTTGCAGCGATGGGATACGCAAGCTCCATGTCAGCCTATGTAAATATTCTTGTTGCTCAAAAAAAATACGCTGAAGCGCTAAATTATATTGAGAATGCGCTCAAAGCTGCGCCAGAGCAAGCGGATGGTCTAGCGATGGTATACTACAAATCTTTAATGGGCACAGGAAGAAAGCTTGAGGCATATAATATTCTCACCAAGTTATATGCTAAAGGACAATTTGCGGTCGAAAATGATCTTAAAAAATTATATACTGAATTGAACGGATCTGTTCAAGGCTACGAGAATTTTAATGCATCCTTAAAAATAGTGTTAACGCAAAACATTCGCAACCATATCAAAGAAATGGCAACTTTTAAACCTGCACCTAATTTTGAATTACTCAATCTTAAAGGCGAAAAAGTATCCCTAGCCAGTTTAAAGGGAAAAGTTGTGGTATTGGATTTTTGGGCAACTTGGTGTCAGCCATGTATCCGTTCATTTCCAGGAATGAAGGCAGCACAGGACTCTTATGCAGATGATAAGGATGTACAATTCTTATTCATGAATACCTGGGAGCGTGATAAGAACTATAAGGAAAATGTGATATCCTTTATCACCAAGAATAATTATCCTTTTGAAGTGCTCTATGACGATCAAAAAGATCCACAAACCGGAGAAGTTATGGCCGCGAAATTTGGAGTCAAAGGAATTCCAGCAAAATTTATTATTGATAAGGAAGGAAATATACGTTATTTTCTTACGGGATCTACCCCAAATGTAGATTACATTAAATTAGAAATGAAAGAGCTCATCGAAGCCGCTAAAAAACCTTACAAAGGGTAA
- a CDS encoding MBL fold metallo-hydrolase: MRLYLGGDSGYDNHFKEIGNQLGPFDLAILENGQYDLSWKHIHMMPEEVVQAAHDLKASLLFPVHSSKFVLANHAWNEPLERISKEAIRQQQPMLTPMIG; encoded by the coding sequence ATACGGCTCTATTTAGGCGGGGACAGCGGCTACGATAACCACTTCAAAGAGATAGGTAATCAATTGGGCCCTTTTGACCTGGCTATATTGGAGAATGGCCAATACGACCTCAGTTGGAAACACATACACATGATGCCGGAGGAGGTTGTCCAAGCGGCACATGATCTCAAAGCTTCCTTACTGTTTCCGGTTCATTCGTCCAAGTTTGTATTGGCCAATCATGCCTGGAATGAACCTCTAGAACGTATTTCCAAGGAAGCAATACGACAACAACAGCCTATGCTTACCCCCATGATCGGCTAG
- a CDS encoding AraC family transcriptional regulator produces MEEKDFGNAFLYSCYVEKAFGHEQFIPEHVVFFQLSGETHLDHQKGKLVATEGQIVVARRNQLAKAFKYPAKNNIYKSVSVLLGADRLKQYAMDHHLSSDKKYQGESNVVLESNLFIKSYFESLTPYAEAIDRVSPQMENIKIYELITLLLESYPQLKDLLFDFSEPHKIDLEQFMVENYRYNVPLENFAKLTGRSLASFKRDFEKIFQTSPRKWLQERRLSEAYYLIENKRQKPEDFYLDLGFENLSHFYASFKEKFGITPATINSVA; encoded by the coding sequence ATGGAAGAGAAAGATTTTGGGAATGCCTTTTTGTATTCCTGTTATGTCGAGAAAGCATTTGGGCACGAACAGTTCATTCCCGAACATGTCGTTTTTTTTCAGCTATCTGGTGAAACACATCTGGACCATCAGAAAGGAAAATTGGTGGCGACAGAAGGGCAGATTGTGGTTGCCCGTAGAAACCAACTGGCCAAAGCTTTTAAATATCCCGCGAAAAATAATATTTACAAATCTGTTTCAGTATTGCTGGGGGCTGATCGGCTGAAGCAATACGCGATGGACCATCACCTCAGTTCGGACAAAAAGTATCAGGGTGAGTCCAATGTTGTACTGGAAAGTAACCTGTTTATAAAAAGTTATTTTGAGTCATTGACCCCCTATGCGGAAGCCATCGACCGAGTGAGCCCGCAGATGGAAAATATCAAGATCTATGAATTGATCACCTTGTTGTTGGAAAGCTATCCACAGTTAAAAGACCTGCTTTTTGACTTTTCGGAGCCGCATAAGATTGATCTCGAGCAGTTTATGGTTGAAAACTATCGGTACAATGTGCCTTTAGAAAACTTTGCCAAACTAACTGGGCGGAGTTTAGCAAGCTTTAAACGTGATTTTGAGAAAATATTCCAGACCTCTCCCCGAAAATGGCTGCAAGAAAGACGTCTTTCTGAGGCTTATTATCTAATTGAAAATAAGCGACAAAAACCTGAAGATTTTTATCTTGATCTGGGTTTTGAAAACCTTTCTCATTTTTATGCTTCTTTCAAGGAGAAGTTTGGCATAACACCAGCGACTATCAATTCCGTTGCTTAA
- a CDS encoding RagB/SusD family nutrient uptake outer membrane protein, with amino-acid sequence MKKLFYIPIVALLFSSCELNELPKAGATEEDIFGSESGLKNYSNSFYRNITSGSDAYKGDAMADYSAVNSLNDFMVGGAYSAEISSGWSWTTLRNINQLIAKCNSPKLSDAIKNNYIGLARFFRAWFYYEKVVRFGDVPWVDHPLAVDETDILKAPRDSREVVMKHIMEDLDFAYANITNTAGDGSTINKWTALGLKTRIALFEGTFRKYQKLNLATQPEVFFQMAVDAGKILMENGPYGLNISADPKTSQRQLFISNTPVTKEVMLAVTFSKDLALLNDANWWWTSATYGPRLSLVRPFINSFLNVDGTPYTDRPNFQTEEFYEECQNRDLRLAQLIRTPGYSRNGQPAPPNFASFTYTGYQPIKYTLDDPYYDNGGYNTNAVPLMRYAEILLNYAEAKQELGTFNDADWSKTIGALRSRAGITSGTNTLPTKVDTYLKNTFFPEVNSPVLLEIRRERQVELALEGFRFNDLKRWKLGPLMANLPWTGIYIPALDKLIDIDHNGTPDVVFYDGSKSAPSITVPAGVAKVAIGGKSTNFQTMTSDNHLEWFKAVKRTWDDNNKQYLYPIPSAAIVLNGNLTQNPGWSK; translated from the coding sequence ATGAAAAAATTATTTTATATACCTATTGTTGCGCTTTTGTTCTCCTCCTGTGAACTAAACGAGCTGCCGAAGGCAGGTGCCACCGAGGAGGATATCTTCGGGAGCGAAAGTGGATTAAAAAATTACAGCAACTCATTCTATCGGAATATTACCTCTGGTAGTGACGCTTATAAAGGTGACGCTATGGCTGACTATTCGGCCGTAAATAGCCTCAATGATTTTATGGTCGGCGGCGCTTACAGTGCTGAGATCAGTTCTGGGTGGTCCTGGACTACCCTGCGTAATATCAACCAATTGATAGCTAAATGTAATAGTCCCAAATTGAGCGATGCCATCAAAAATAATTATATCGGCTTAGCCCGCTTTTTCAGAGCTTGGTTCTATTATGAGAAAGTAGTTCGTTTTGGCGATGTGCCTTGGGTAGATCACCCTTTGGCGGTTGATGAGACGGATATTCTTAAAGCACCACGGGATTCGCGCGAAGTGGTCATGAAACACATCATGGAAGATCTGGACTTTGCCTACGCCAATATCACAAATACGGCGGGTGACGGTAGTACGATTAATAAATGGACAGCACTTGGTTTGAAGACCCGAATCGCGCTGTTCGAAGGAACATTTCGTAAATACCAAAAGCTCAATTTGGCTACACAGCCGGAAGTATTTTTCCAGATGGCGGTAGACGCTGGCAAGATTTTAATGGAAAATGGTCCTTATGGGCTTAATATCTCCGCAGACCCTAAAACATCACAGCGACAGTTGTTTATCAGTAATACTCCAGTGACAAAAGAGGTCATGTTGGCCGTAACTTTCAGTAAAGATCTTGCGCTTTTGAACGACGCCAACTGGTGGTGGACATCTGCAACCTATGGTCCACGTTTAAGTTTGGTAAGGCCTTTTATCAATAGTTTTTTGAATGTTGACGGTACTCCTTATACGGATAGACCGAACTTTCAGACTGAGGAATTCTATGAGGAGTGTCAAAATCGCGACTTGCGCTTGGCGCAGTTGATCCGGACGCCAGGATATTCCCGTAATGGACAGCCTGCTCCCCCAAATTTTGCAAGTTTTACTTATACGGGGTATCAACCGATCAAGTATACTTTAGACGATCCCTATTACGACAATGGCGGTTACAATACCAATGCAGTTCCTTTAATGCGTTATGCGGAAATATTATTAAACTATGCTGAAGCGAAACAGGAACTAGGTACTTTCAATGATGCGGATTGGTCGAAAACTATTGGAGCATTACGTTCAAGGGCTGGAATAACAAGTGGAACGAATACACTGCCAACCAAAGTGGATACCTACTTGAAAAATACATTCTTCCCCGAAGTCAATAGCCCCGTGCTTTTAGAAATACGTCGTGAAAGACAGGTGGAATTAGCCCTTGAGGGTTTCCGTTTCAATGATTTGAAGCGATGGAAACTTGGACCGCTTATGGCAAATTTGCCTTGGACGGGAATTTATATCCCTGCTTTAGATAAGCTGATTGATATCGACCACAATGGAACTCCAGATGTTGTGTTCTATGATGGAAGTAAATCAGCTCCTTCGATAACTGTTCCTGCAGGAGTAGCCAAGGTGGCTATAGGGGGTAAAAGTACCAATTTCCAGACAATGACTTCGGACAATCACCTGGAATGGTTTAAAGCTGTGAAGCGTACTTGGGATGACAACAACAAGCAATACCTTTACCCAATTCCGTCTGCAGCGATTGTGCTGAACGGAAATCTGACACAAAACCCAGGTTGGAGTAAATAG
- a CDS encoding TonB-dependent receptor: MQKTLLISMALGLSYPTWANVERDYVKLNQEVRSIAVQSTVKGVVKDKNGTTLSGITITNLTSQKTTSTNVAGQFTIEATTGQRLKLTGIGYSEKIVNVTGGQIDIIMESKDTELEEVVVVGYGTQKKVNLTGAVEQVGSEAFEGRVLGNASQMLQGVIPNLNVTPADGKPNRAPSFNIRGTTSIGQGGSALVLIDGVEGDLSAINPNDIESVTTLKDAASSAIYGSRGTFGVVLVTTKRAKSGKTSINYSGSGSFQKPVTLPKFVTDGYEYASHFFTAYNAWNNYSSIPSKLNKTQIFTTDWLEEFKRRKEQGITEQVTVDDKGNYVYYGNEDYYGMLIKDNTFVQDHNLSISGNSEKMDYYISGRAYDYNGMYRYNSDKYKTYNTRAKAGLQVTEWLRISNNIDFNYAKYRDPSTAGEGGNIWRNIADEGHPSSPIFNPDGSMSFSAAYTVGDFIYGKNGTNTANQDLRNTTSFETKFFNNTFRVKGDLTFRNRDFNSVRVRVPVPYSTQEGKMLRLETSMNDNIYQVDQRYRYLFGNLYSEYERTIGDHYFKGLLGYNYEQRTYNSTYITKTGLLNDDVENINLAVGQNTTATAGYNKYRNVGVFMRANYIFKDRYLFEFNGRYDGSSKFPTNQRWGLFPSASVGWRISEEPFFQVDKRALSDLKLRASYGSLGNGNVDPYSYLDIYEIKIMDRVLNGQKPAYTSVPKVIPDNLTWETARTANLGLDLSSLNGKLTFTGDIYQRKTLNMYTLGVALPDIFGAESPKGNYADMTTKGFEVSLTYKDRFDLNGSPFNWSVRGTLADYRSNIDRYENKEGLIKDGSYYEGQRIGEIWGYVTQGLFQNQAEIDGAAKQKLIKSSNNGTIYPGDVRFADLNGDGVIDYGNNTIYSHGDRTVIGNADPRYIYSFNLNLDWQGIYFSSFFQGVGKQNWYPSNESIFWGQYNRPYNNLPEWHLNNYWTEDNPNGYFPRYAGYNESIKTTPQTRYLQNVAYIRMKNIQIGYSFPKSVTNRLKISSLRAGLSGENLWTWSPLYKKTKDLDVGNLGKSDPEIGTGSGDGFNYPIMKSVSFNLSIGL, translated from the coding sequence ATGCAAAAAACATTACTAATCAGTATGGCATTGGGTCTCTCATACCCCACTTGGGCTAATGTAGAGCGTGATTATGTCAAATTGAATCAAGAGGTGCGCAGTATTGCAGTTCAATCTACCGTGAAAGGGGTGGTAAAAGACAAAAACGGAACAACCTTGTCCGGAATTACCATTACCAATTTAACCAGCCAAAAAACAACCTCAACGAATGTAGCTGGGCAGTTCACGATCGAAGCTACTACAGGGCAAAGACTCAAATTGACAGGGATAGGTTACAGTGAAAAGATCGTCAACGTGACGGGCGGGCAGATCGATATCATCATGGAATCCAAAGATACCGAACTGGAGGAAGTTGTAGTGGTCGGTTATGGTACGCAGAAAAAAGTGAATCTTACCGGTGCGGTAGAGCAGGTTGGGTCAGAAGCTTTTGAGGGACGCGTACTGGGTAATGCAAGCCAGATGCTCCAAGGGGTGATTCCCAACTTAAATGTAACCCCAGCAGATGGTAAACCCAATCGGGCACCAAGTTTCAATATCCGTGGGACAACTTCCATTGGGCAGGGGGGAAGTGCACTTGTCCTGATCGATGGTGTCGAGGGTGATCTTTCAGCGATCAATCCCAATGATATTGAAAGTGTAACGACACTCAAGGATGCTGCTTCATCTGCGATTTACGGCTCCCGCGGTACCTTCGGAGTAGTTTTGGTCACAACGAAGCGTGCCAAGTCCGGAAAAACTTCGATCAATTATTCTGGAAGTGGCTCCTTCCAAAAACCTGTAACCTTGCCCAAATTTGTGACAGATGGTTACGAATATGCTTCGCATTTCTTTACAGCCTATAATGCCTGGAACAATTATTCTTCCATTCCGAGCAAGCTCAACAAGACACAGATCTTTACAACAGATTGGCTGGAAGAATTTAAGAGAAGAAAAGAACAGGGTATTACTGAACAGGTTACAGTAGACGATAAGGGTAATTATGTATACTACGGTAATGAAGATTATTATGGCATGCTGATCAAGGATAATACGTTTGTCCAGGATCACAACCTGTCCATCAGTGGTAATTCAGAAAAAATGGATTACTATATTTCCGGACGTGCTTACGATTATAATGGTATGTACCGCTATAATAGCGATAAATATAAAACCTATAATACGCGTGCAAAAGCCGGCCTTCAGGTGACAGAATGGTTGCGGATAAGCAATAATATCGATTTTAATTATGCCAAATACAGAGACCCATCGACTGCTGGCGAAGGTGGAAATATCTGGCGCAATATTGCCGATGAGGGACACCCTTCTTCGCCGATCTTTAACCCTGATGGATCTATGAGCTTCTCTGCAGCCTATACAGTAGGGGATTTTATCTACGGTAAAAATGGTACGAATACGGCAAATCAGGATCTCCGCAACACAACTTCTTTCGAGACTAAGTTTTTCAACAACACGTTCCGCGTTAAAGGGGATCTGACTTTTAGAAATCGCGATTTTAATTCGGTAAGAGTCCGTGTACCTGTTCCGTATAGCACACAGGAGGGAAAAATGTTGCGGTTGGAAACAAGTATGAACGACAATATTTATCAAGTAGACCAACGCTACCGTTACTTGTTTGGAAATCTCTACAGTGAATATGAACGCACAATAGGCGATCATTATTTTAAAGGTTTGCTCGGATACAATTATGAGCAGCGTACGTATAATTCAACCTATATTACCAAAACAGGTCTACTCAATGATGATGTTGAAAATATCAACCTGGCAGTAGGGCAGAATACCACAGCGACAGCGGGATATAACAAGTACCGTAATGTCGGGGTATTTATGCGTGCCAATTATATTTTCAAGGACCGTTACCTTTTTGAATTCAATGGCCGCTACGATGGTTCGTCCAAATTTCCGACAAACCAACGATGGGGATTATTCCCTTCCGCATCCGTGGGCTGGCGTATTTCTGAAGAGCCATTCTTCCAGGTGGACAAAAGAGCACTTTCTGATCTGAAGTTAAGAGCGTCCTATGGTTCATTGGGTAATGGTAATGTCGATCCGTATTCCTATTTGGATATTTACGAGATCAAGATTATGGATCGGGTATTGAACGGACAGAAGCCGGCATATACCTCGGTGCCTAAGGTGATCCCGGATAACTTAACTTGGGAAACAGCGCGCACAGCAAACTTAGGTCTTGATCTATCGTCTTTAAATGGAAAACTGACTTTTACGGGCGATATCTATCAACGCAAGACCTTAAATATGTATACCTTAGGTGTAGCTTTGCCTGATATCTTTGGTGCGGAGTCGCCGAAAGGGAACTATGCTGACATGACCACAAAAGGTTTTGAAGTGAGCTTGACTTATAAGGATAGATTCGATCTGAACGGTAGTCCTTTCAATTGGTCCGTAAGGGGTACTTTGGCTGATTATAGATCCAATATAGACCGTTACGAAAATAAAGAGGGTTTAATCAAAGATGGATCGTATTATGAAGGTCAGCGAATCGGTGAAATATGGGGCTATGTAACGCAGGGTTTATTTCAGAATCAGGCGGAAATTGATGGTGCTGCAAAACAAAAATTGATCAAATCGTCAAACAATGGTACAATATATCCAGGTGACGTACGTTTTGCGGATCTAAATGGTGATGGTGTAATTGATTATGGAAATAATACGATTTATAGCCATGGTGACAGAACTGTAATCGGTAATGCCGATCCACGATATATCTATAGTTTTAACCTTAATCTGGATTGGCAAGGTATTTATTTCTCGTCTTTCTTCCAGGGTGTGGGTAAGCAGAATTGGTACCCGAGCAATGAATCTATTTTTTGGGGACAATACAATCGACCTTACAACAACTTGCCGGAATGGCACCTCAACAATTATTGGACTGAAGACAATCCAAACGGTTATTTTCCTCGCTATGCTGGGTACAATGAATCTATCAAAACAACGCCACAGACAAGATATCTTCAGAACGTTGCCTATATACGGATGAAAAATATACAGATCGGATATAGTTTTCCTAAATCTGTAACCAACAGGTTAAAAATTAGTAGTCTTCGGGCTGGACTTTCGGGCGAAAACTTATGGACCTGGTCGCCTCTTTACAAAAAAACGAAGGATCTCGATGTAGGTAATCTGGGTAAATCTGATCCGGAGATCGGAACGGGTTCTGGCGACGGATTTAACTATCCGATTATGAAGAGTGTTAGTTTTAATTTATCTATTGGCTTATAG
- a CDS encoding thioredoxin domain-containing protein, with protein sequence MSLKPKVSNADHILGNGQADLTIVEYGDYQCPHCGAAHPIIKEMMAELGSQIRFVFRNFPLSEMHPYAQPAALAAEAAALQGKFWEMHDAIFENQNLLSARLLLDIAEQLDLDMPKFKSDLQDEALQDRVDGDFESGMLSGVNGTPTFFVNGQKFDGGAEDLVQILGEN encoded by the coding sequence ATGTCATTGAAACCGAAGGTCAGCAATGCTGACCATATATTGGGAAATGGCCAGGCCGATCTGACCATTGTTGAATATGGGGATTATCAATGTCCACATTGCGGTGCAGCCCATCCCATAATAAAAGAAATGATGGCCGAACTGGGAAGCCAGATCAGGTTTGTATTCCGTAATTTTCCACTTTCGGAAATGCATCCTTATGCTCAACCCGCAGCATTGGCGGCGGAAGCGGCAGCACTGCAGGGAAAATTTTGGGAGATGCATGATGCCATTTTCGAAAACCAGAACTTGCTGAGTGCGAGATTGCTGTTGGATATCGCCGAGCAACTGGATTTGGACATGCCAAAGTTTAAATCTGATTTGCAGGACGAGGCGTTACAGGATCGGGTAGATGGCGATTTTGAAAGTGGTATGCTGAGTGGCGTTAATGGGACACCGACATTTTTTGTCAATGGACAGAAATTTGACGGTGGCGCGGAAGATCTGGTTCAAATATTAGGTGAAAACTGA
- a CDS encoding redoxin domain-containing protein — protein MLKKNDVAPDFTLYATPDQKISLSEFKGHNVILAFYPADWSPVCSDQMALYNEMLKYFKKYDAEIMGISVDSKWCHMAFAQSRKLHFPLLADFEAKGEVAKKYGVYDDEEGECKRALFVIDKEGIIAWSYLSPTAVNPGADGIIEALENLKLK, from the coding sequence ATGTTAAAAAAAAATGATGTTGCCCCTGATTTTACCTTGTATGCGACCCCCGATCAAAAAATTAGCTTATCAGAATTCAAGGGGCATAATGTGATATTGGCATTTTACCCTGCAGATTGGAGTCCTGTATGCAGCGATCAGATGGCATTATATAATGAAATGCTCAAGTATTTTAAGAAATATGATGCCGAAATTATGGGTATTTCCGTTGACAGCAAATGGTGTCATATGGCGTTCGCACAGTCGCGAAAGCTGCATTTTCCGCTCCTGGCCGATTTTGAAGCTAAGGGCGAGGTTGCCAAAAAATATGGTGTTTATGATGATGAAGAAGGTGAGTGCAAGCGCGCACTCTTTGTAATTGATAAGGAAGGGATTATTGCTTGGAGTTATCTATCTCCAACGGCGGTCAATCCAGGTGCAGACGGTATTATCGAAGCATTGGAGAATCTTAAATTAAAATAA